The Paramicrobacterium fandaimingii DNA segment TGCCCCAGGTCTGTCCGGCCTGCGTGAAAGCGGCCTCGGCCCAGTCGCCCATGACGTTGTAAGCAGCATTGCCATCGATGACGATCTGCGACGCGGCATCCCAATCAAGGCCCGCGTAGTCCTGGTTGACGAATTCCATCAGCTGAGCGTAGTGGTCAACGGCGGTTTTCACGCCGTCGCTGTCCCATGCCGCCGAGCCATCCCAGAGACCGGCATAGCCGTCTGCTCCAAGGTCGGCGATCAGCACGTTCTCGAGCAGCTGCATCTGCGTCCACTCGGTGCCGATGGCCAGCGGGGCATCAACACCGGAGTCCTTGACCTTCTGCAGGTCGGAGATCCACGCATCGATGTCTTCGGGAGCCTTCGTCGGGTCGAGCCCGGCATCCTTGAGCACCTGCGTGTTCACCCACGTGACGTTCGCGCGGTGGATGTTGCTCGGCACCGAGTAGATCTTGCCGTCAACGGTCAGTCGGTCGATGAGGTCTGCGGGGAAGACATCCGTCAGCCCCAGTTCCTCGTACAGTCCGCTGAGATCCTGGATCTGCTCGGCGGCGATGTAGTCAGAAAGCTCGGCGCCGGCGTGAGCCTGGAACGTGTCGGGCGGGTTGTCCGACTCGAGGCGGGACGCCAGTGCTGCCTTGGCGTTCGAGCCTGCGCCGCCTGCGACGGCGGCGTTGATGAACTCGATGTCGGGATACTGAGAGTTGAATTCCTTGACTAGCGAGTCAAGACCGGCCTTCTCAGAGCCCGAGGCCCACCACGTGAACACCTCGACCTGGTCTGGGTTCTCGGGGTCGGATTCGCCGCCGCCTCCCGACGAGCACCCCGTGAGTGCGAGGCCGACGGCGAGCGCGCCGGCCAGAATGGACATCCTCTTGCGCATGGTGCTTCCTCCATTGGAACTGTGCAGTGCCGAACTCTCGGCTTTCATATTCAAGTCTGAAAACGTTACCAAATGCAAGTCGAGTTGTGTGGTCCATATCGAATCGTGATGTCAGACGGGCGCAGCCGCCATGAGATCAACGCGGACGGCCCCGCTCTGCCGAGCCGCGAGAGATGAGCGTCGCCGGAAGCCTCGTCGTGCGGGCCGGCCCGCGATAGCCGTCGATGCGCTGGAAAAGCTGCTCTGTGGCGATGCGTCCCATGGCAAAGGGGTCTTGCGCGATGACCGAAAGGCCCGGGGTGAGCGAACCCGCGAGTTCGAGATCGTCAAAGCCGAGCAGCGCCGGTTTCTCGTCTCGAAGGCTGAGGCCCTTCAAGACGCTGATCGTCGCGCGGTTGTTACAGGTGAAGATCGCGGTGGGTGGGTCGGCCGCGTCGAGCATGCGGGCGAGCGCCACTTTGTGCTGGCCGTCGTCGGGAACCGAGGAATGCACGAGGGCCGGGTCGTACGTCTGGCCGGCGGCCTCAATGGCGTCGCGATACCCGGCGAGCCGTTCGAGGGTCGTATAGAGGTGTGCTCGGTCACTCAGACAGGCGATGCGTCGGTGGCCCTGAGCGATGAGGTGGGCGACGCCGTCGCGGCAGCTTGCCCGGTTGTCTGTGATGACGGCATCCGCGATGTGCCCCGGCGCCGGACGATCGACAAACACCATCTGCAGCCCTGAGTTGAGCTCTGAGGCGTAGTAGCTCACGTCGCCGCGTTCCGACGGCGTGACGACGATGCCTTCAAGGCGTCGGGCACTCAGCGAGTGGATGATCTGGCGAGCGCGATCGTTCTCGCGCCGGTAGGAGGCGACGAGCAGCATGGACCCGCGGTCGCGAGCGACGTCTTCGACAGACTGGGACAGCTGGGAGAAGAACGGGTCCGTGACGTCCTCAATCACCAGGCCGACCGTCTCGGTCGCGCCGGTGCGAAACTGCCGAGCCGATTCGTTGCGCCGGTAGCCGAGTTCTTCAATCGCCTGCTGCACAGCTGCGCTCTTCGCCGCGCTCACGTGCGGATCGCCGTTGACGACGCGAGACACCGTCGAAAGGCCGACGCCGGCACGTGCTGCAACGTGATTCATCGTCGGCTGTGTTCGGCCGGTTCGGCCGCGTTCTTCGTCGGGCGCCATCGCTCTCCTTGGGACAATGCTTGAGGAAACGTTACCAAGCAAGGGTTCCCGGCACGCAATCAGGCCCGTGCGCTGTATTGCTCTCTGATGATCTCGCGGTAGTCGGGAGTCGGGGTTGCGCTGATCGACAGAGGCCATGACGGGCGTTTGCCGTTCAGTGCCCAGGCCGCCTGCACCGCGGCACCGTCGGCAACGTATTCGCCCGGTTCCGGCACGATGACGGGTGCATCGAAGACCTGCGCGGCAATGTGCTGAACAGCGGTGTTCTGGGCCGCGCCGCCCACCATGAGGATGCGGTCAGAGCCCACGCCGTGACGGCGCACGGCGTCGAGCCCGTCAGCGAGGCCGCAGAGCAGCCCCTCGACGGCGGCACGGGCAAGATTGGGGCGCGTTGCAGCGCCCAATGTCATGCCAAACAAGGTAGCCGTTGCATCCGGGAGGTTCGGGGTTCGCTCTCCCTCGAAGTACGGCTGCAGCAC contains these protein-coding regions:
- a CDS encoding ABC transporter substrate-binding protein yields the protein MRKRMSILAGALAVGLALTGCSSGGGGESDPENPDQVEVFTWWASGSEKAGLDSLVKEFNSQYPDIEFINAAVAGGAGSNAKAALASRLESDNPPDTFQAHAGAELSDYIAAEQIQDLSGLYEELGLTDVFPADLIDRLTVDGKIYSVPSNIHRANVTWVNTQVLKDAGLDPTKAPEDIDAWISDLQKVKDSGVDAPLAIGTEWTQMQLLENVLIADLGADGYAGLWDGSAAWDSDGVKTAVDHYAQLMEFVNQDYAGLDWDAASQIVIDGNAAYNVMGDWAEAAFTQAGQTWGTEYTTWPTPGTDGIFDFLADSFTLPVGAPHEQAAKDWLTTISSAEGQKAFNTVKGSIPARTDADPADYGEYQQSAMTSFADDTIVSSLAHGAAAPIAWSSDISSAVGKFGSDRDQEALITALVAAAESALS
- a CDS encoding LacI family DNA-binding transcriptional regulator, with amino-acid sequence MAPDEERGRTGRTQPTMNHVAARAGVGLSTVSRVVNGDPHVSAAKSAAVQQAIEELGYRRNESARQFRTGATETVGLVIEDVTDPFFSQLSQSVEDVARDRGSMLLVASYRRENDRARQIIHSLSARRLEGIVVTPSERGDVSYYASELNSGLQMVFVDRPAPGHIADAVITDNRASCRDGVAHLIAQGHRRIACLSDRAHLYTTLERLAGYRDAIEAAGQTYDPALVHSSVPDDGQHKVALARMLDAADPPTAIFTCNNRATISVLKGLSLRDEKPALLGFDDLELAGSLTPGLSVIAQDPFAMGRIATEQLFQRIDGYRGPARTTRLPATLISRGSAERGRPR